The following proteins are encoded in a genomic region of Ursus arctos isolate Adak ecotype North America unplaced genomic scaffold, UrsArc2.0 scaffold_32, whole genome shotgun sequence:
- the FBXO6 gene encoding F-box only protein 6 has product MALVSINELPENILLEVFTHVPARQLLLHCRPVCSLWRDLIDLVTLWKRKCLREGFITEDWDQPVADWKAFFFLCSLRRNLLRNPCAEEDMTSWQIDSNGGNQWRVESLPGDHGTDFPDSKVKKYFVTSFEMCLKSQLVDLKAEGYWDELLDTFRPEIEVKDWFAARADCGCTYHIRVHLVSDNYIVLASFEPPPVTIHQWNNAKWTEVSHTFSDYPPGVRHILFQHGGKDTQFWAGWYGPRITNSSIIISPKMTRDPAPSTAQPETMQG; this is encoded by the exons atgGCCCTGGTCAGCATCAACGAGCTGCCCGAGAACATTCTGCTGGAGGTGTTCACGCACGTGCCTGCCCGCCAGCTGCTGCTGCACTGCCGCCCCGTCTGCAGCCTCTGGCGAGACCTCATCGACCTGGTGACACTCTGGAAGCGCAAGTGCCTGCGGGAGGGCTTCATCACCGAGGACTGGGACCAGCCCGTGGCCGACTGGAAGGCCTTCTTCTTCCTGTGCAGCCTCCGCCGGAACCTCCTGCGGAATCCGTGTGCTGAAG AGGATATGACATCCTGGCAAATTGACTCCAATGGGGGAAACCAGTGGAGGGTGGAGAGCCTCCCTGGAGACCATGGCACAGATTTTCCGGACTCCAAAGTCAAGAAGTACTTTGTCACATCTTTTGA GATGTGCCTCAAGTCCCAGCTGGTGGACCTCAAGGCCGAGGGCTACTGGGATGAGCTGCTAGATACCTTCCGGCCTGAAATCGAGGTTAAGGACTG gtTCGCTGCCAGAGCAGACTGTGGCTGTACGTACCACATCCGAGTCCATCTGGTGTCGGACAACTACATTGTCCTGGCCTCCTTCGAGCCCCCGCCTGTGACCATCCATCAGTGGAACAATGCCAAGTGGACAGAG gtCTCCCACACTTTCTCGGATTACCCCCCAGGGGTCCGCCACATCCTCTTCCAGCATGGGGGCAAGGATACCCAGTTCTGGGCAGGCTGGTACGGGCCCCGCATCACCAACAGCAGCATCATTATCAGCCCTAAGATGACCAGGGACCCGGCCCCCTCCACAGCTCAGCCTGAGACCATGCAGGGGTAG
- the MAD2L2 gene encoding mitotic spindle assembly checkpoint protein MAD2B, with product MTTLTRQDLNFGQVVADVLCEFLEVAVHLILYVREVYPVGIFQKRKKYNVPVQMSCHPELNQYIQDTLHCVKPLLEKNDVEKVVVVILDKEHRPVEKFVFEITQPPLLSISSDSLLSHVEQLLRAFILKISVCDAVLDHNPPGCTFTVLVHTREAATRNMEKIQVIKDFPWILADEQDVHMHDPRLIPLKTMTSDILKMQLYVEERAHKSS from the exons ATGACCACACTCACGCGTCAGGACCTCAACTTTGGTCAAG TGGTGGCCGACGTGCTCTGCGAGTTCCTGGAGGTGGCCGTGCACCTAATCCTCTACGTGCGCGAGGTCTACCCGGTGGGCATCTTCCAGAAGCGTAAGAAGTACAACGTGCCTGTCCAG ATGTCCTGCCACCCGGAGCTGAACCAGTATATCCAGGACACCTTGCACTGTGTCAAGCCACTCCTGGAGAAG aatgatgtggagaaagtggtGGTAGTAATTTTGGACAAAGAGCACCGCCCAGTGGAGAAATTCGTCTTTGAAATCACCCAGCCTCCACTGCTGTCCATCAG cTCAGATTCCCTGCTGTCTCATGTGGAGCAGCTGCTCCGAGCCTTCATCCTGAAGATCAGTGTATGTGATGCTGTTCTGGACCACAACCCCCCAG GTTGTACCTTCACGGTCTTAGTGCACACGAGAGAGGCTGCCACTCGTAACATGGAGAAGATTCAGGTCATCAAG GACTTTCCCTGGATCCTGGCGGATGAGCAGGATGTCCACATGCACGACCCCCGGCTGATTCCACTAAAAACGATGACGTCAGACATTTTAAAG ATGCAGCTGTACGTGGAAGAGCGAGCTCATAAAAGCAGCTGA